From one Notolabrus celidotus isolate fNotCel1 chromosome 2, fNotCel1.pri, whole genome shotgun sequence genomic stretch:
- the lrrc41 gene encoding leucine-rich repeat-containing protein 41 has protein sequence MCVKMSDPDEEPKPRNLKETCFRAVREHFDAVGVDGVLGLPTPLITDLLPHLTICQLDEIQPVLNQRGISTYSGWIGVLQDMCGPKRVLDLHTEDKAKHEVMKMLFTVVFYGFTNFYVKKNITNLNTPSFLKAAAKCVTSFLIISRLHKCLQRLTAEQRPLLNLFEERMTSVTISNSLVLLEKKSRTALYVFHRLVDHGVANKLVIQNDCPIVLAWLLHGRGSQYAHPELMNLMLTREGSCMSQDASARTDVAICSTGLAGGASGALDDEAKPCKRAKISFVSSEEEQSEMTNFDLDPQVLCRAFAPCDAPQAGEACPRGQIDCLKFGVCGPESFRVLNSALPTFFSLRSLILHGYSTFKDLDVIALARALKQLSESPRCSLTDLSISVLPYTKLMKVLLNANSKMKSLHVEIHTVVLHSLVTESELSDLSEIKADLPLEKLTVKVIEFLTDLQLITSVLRRAPHLTTLHLSGMRLPTGSSQSQLLTTLSESNHCLKSLHLEDMKLSDCLPEILHLLKDCKLEELGFKDCRLLEKWSDKEGSLRQLVSTLKKVPTLHTLSLAQNRLAKNVCVLAELFSGSSPSSVRRLDISSNFIQPADLLKLAETLRSHRPQHRLTLDLRKNPGDRDPDTWDTALKTLRPFCIVLVEGWVSTNTMADHISNM, from the exons ATGTGTGTAAAAATGAGTGACCCTGACGAAGAACCGAAGCCAAGGAACCTGAAGGAAACGTGCTTCAGAGCTGTCAGGGAACACTTCGATGCTGTAGGAGTTGATGGTGTTCTTG GTCTTCCAACACCTCTCATCACGGATCTTCTTCCTCATCTGACCATATGTCAACTGGATGAAATACAGCCTGTTCTCAATCAGAGGG GGATATCAACTTACTCTGGATGGATTGGGGTTCTACAAGATATGTGTGGACCCAAACGG GTGTTAGACCTACACACTGAAGACAAGGCCAAACATGAAGTTATGAAGATGCTTTTTACAGTCGTGTTCTATGGCTTCACAAACTTTTATgtcaaaaaaaacatcacaaatctGAACACTCCATCCTTCCTGAAGGCAGCAGCCAAATGTGTCACTagctttttaattatttcacgcCTTCATAAATGCCTCCAGCGTTTAACTGCTGAGCAGCGACCTCTTCTGAACCTGTTTGAGGAGCGCATGACGAGTGTTACTATATCAAATTCCCTTGTTCTTTTAGAGAAGAAGAGCAGGACAGCGCTTTATGTCTTCCACCGCCTGGTAGACCATGGAGTGGCTAATAAACTTGTTATACAAAATGACTGTCCCATTGTATTGGCCTGGCTCCTGCATGGAAGGGGATCTCAGTACGCACACCCTGAGCTCATGAACCTAATGCTCACCAGAGAGGGAAGCTGTATGTCCCAAGATGCTTCAGCCAGAACAGACGTGGCCATTTGCAGTACTGGTCTTGCTGGTGGAGCTTCAGGAGCCCTGGATGATGAAGCCAAGCCATGCAAACGTGCGAAGATcagttttgtgtcttctgagGAGGAACAATCTGAAATGACAAACTTTGACTTGGACCCACAGGTTCTCTGTCGAGCCTTTGCTCCTTGTGATGCTCCCCAAGCAGGGGAGGCTTGTCCTCGAGGGCAGATTGATTGTCTCAAGTTCGGTGTCTGTGGGCCTGAGTCCTTTAGAGTGCTGAACTCCGCCCTGCCAACGTTTTTCAGCCTTCGGTCTCTCATCCTGCACGGCTATT cAACCTTTAAGGATTTAGATGTGATAGCCCTGGCAAGAGCCCTGAAGCAGCTGTCTGAGAGTCCCCGCTGCTCCCTTACCGATCTAAGCATCAGTGTCCTGCCCTACACCAAGCTCATGAAGGTCCTGCTGAATGCAAACTCCAAAATGAAATCGCTGCATGTGGAGATCCATACTGTGGTCCTCCACAGCTTGGTTACTGAGTCAGAATTGTCAGACTTGTCAGAAATAAAAG CCGACCTTCCCCTGGAGAAACTGACGGTCAAAGTAATTGAGTTCCTTACAGATCTGCAACTTATCACATCAGTGTTGAGACGCGCTCCACACCTCACTACACTTCATCTCTCTGGAATGAGATTACCAACCGGCTCTTCTCAAAGTCAACTCCTGACCACTCTCTCAG AGTCGAATCACTGCTTGAAGAGTCTTCATCTGGAGGACATGAAGCTGTCCGATTGTCTCCCAGAGATTCTACATCTTCTAAAAGACTGCAAGCTGGAAG AGCTTGGGTTCAAGGACTGCCGCCTTCTGGAGAAGTGGAGCGACAAAGAGGGCAGTCTGAGGCAGTTGGTGTCTACTCTGAAGAAAGTGCCCACTCTCCACACACTCAGCCTGGCTCAGAATCGACTTG CCAAGAATGTGTGTGTCCTGGCAGAGCTGTTCTCAGGGTCTTCACCAAGCTCAGTGAGACGACTTGACATAAG cTCCAACTTTATTCAGCCTGCTGACCTGCTGAAGCTGGCAGAGACGTTGAGGTCGCATCGTCCCCAGCACAGACTAACCCTGGACCTCAGGAAAAACCCAGGAGATCGGGACCCTGACACATGGGACACTGCATTGAAGACACTTAGACCATTCTGTATCGTACTAGTTGAAGGATGGGTATCCACCAACACCATGGCAGACCACATCAGCAATATGTGA